One Flavobacterium sp. 90 DNA segment encodes these proteins:
- a CDS encoding M23 family metallopeptidase, which produces MKLIKATAYTFTFTLILLLISCADTLIGDDGKLDEDIYLNYKTKTTLELPFDGEWYIVAGGKTLEQNHHFAPHRHQRYALDIVQVINGKGFSGDGTKNEDHYCFGKRLNAPGDGKIVAVVNNIEDNVPGVLNSKQAWGNYIIIDHLNGEFSCMVHFKKGSIIVKEGDNVVRGQMVGQVGNSGNSTGPHLHYHLQTTASSSTGVGLPMQFLNYYADTIFKERGEPVTGQRIKKE; this is translated from the coding sequence ATGAAACTAATCAAAGCTACAGCTTACACTTTTACTTTTACATTAATTCTTTTATTGATCTCTTGCGCTGATACATTAATTGGCGATGATGGCAAGTTAGACGAAGATATTTACCTGAATTACAAAACAAAAACCACATTAGAACTGCCTTTTGACGGTGAATGGTATATCGTTGCGGGAGGAAAAACATTAGAACAAAACCATCATTTTGCACCTCATCGTCATCAAAGATATGCGCTGGATATTGTTCAGGTAATCAATGGAAAAGGATTTTCGGGAGACGGAACCAAAAATGAAGATCATTATTGTTTCGGAAAACGTTTAAATGCACCAGGAGACGGAAAAATCGTTGCCGTTGTAAACAACATCGAAGACAATGTTCCGGGAGTTCTAAACAGTAAACAAGCTTGGGGAAACTATATTATTATCGATCATTTAAATGGAGAATTTTCGTGTATGGTTCACTTCAAAAAAGGTTCAATAATCGTAAAGGAAGGAGATAATGTAGTAAGAGGTCAAATGGTTGGTCAGGTTGGAAACAGTGGGAATTCTACAGGACCACATCTTCATTATCATTTGCAAACAACAGCGTCAAGTTCGACTGGCGTTGGGCTTCCTATGCAATTCTTAAACTACTATGCCGATACTATTTTTAAAGAAAGAGGAGAACCAGTTACGGGGCAGAGAATTAAGAAAGAATAG
- a CDS encoding helix-turn-helix domain-containing protein, translated as MIFNILLSIAIFQGIVLGFIILKSPLFYSIANKYLSYAIFTLSLLILNLVLERLELYEPFPVLRFIDDIEWMFVFPVFIFLFIVHQVNHPIRNSKKNRLLFIPFIYSTVTNVFYDCDVVAHIFKIPVSVKSAIESLKDLDFFIILLFLPFMAIYTYRFIKFSKDKQEKKWITFFWIQAFIIPVSWLLAILVYFAFQYDVSNCMVLLALFSTLLIHLTSYYGIFKYRLASDQEGIASLLNKKIPACAEDFSENIILKKESEINNLELLTKENPHFKKLEILFEVHQIYRDHTLNREKVAEQLGISAGYVSQVVNAITGDNFANYINNYRVEAVKKMILDSEYEKYSLLAIGLESGFTSKTTFHNAFKKATGMTPNTYRNTHK; from the coding sequence TTGATTTTTAATATACTTCTTAGCATCGCAATTTTTCAGGGAATAGTTCTGGGATTCATCATTTTAAAATCACCATTATTTTACAGTATTGCAAATAAATACTTGTCTTATGCAATATTTACATTATCGCTGCTTATTCTCAATCTTGTACTCGAAAGATTAGAATTATATGAGCCTTTTCCCGTTTTACGTTTTATTGATGACATAGAATGGATGTTTGTTTTTCCCGTTTTTATTTTTCTTTTTATCGTACATCAGGTAAATCATCCAATAAGGAATTCCAAAAAAAATCGATTGTTGTTTATTCCTTTTATTTATTCGACTGTAACAAATGTTTTTTACGATTGTGATGTTGTTGCTCATATTTTCAAAATTCCTGTTTCCGTAAAAAGCGCCATAGAAAGTTTAAAAGACCTCGATTTTTTTATTATTCTTTTATTCCTGCCTTTCATGGCGATTTACACGTATCGATTCATCAAGTTTTCGAAGGATAAACAAGAAAAGAAATGGATCACCTTTTTTTGGATACAAGCTTTTATAATACCCGTTTCCTGGTTATTAGCTATTCTGGTATACTTCGCTTTTCAATATGACGTTTCAAATTGTATGGTTTTACTGGCGCTGTTTTCGACACTTTTAATTCATCTTACCTCCTATTACGGCATCTTTAAATACAGACTGGCGAGTGATCAGGAAGGAATTGCTTCTTTGCTGAATAAAAAAATTCCCGCTTGCGCCGAAGACTTTTCTGAAAATATTATCCTTAAAAAGGAAAGTGAAATAAACAATTTGGAATTACTCACAAAAGAAAATCCGCATTTCAAGAAGCTGGAAATACTTTTTGAAGTACATCAAATTTATAGAGACCACACTTTAAACCGGGAAAAAGTTGCAGAACAATTAGGCATAAGTGCTGGATATGTTTCGCAAGTTGTAAATGCAATTACAGGAGATAATTTTGCAAACTACATTAACAATTATCGTGTCGAAGCGGTAAAGAAAATGATTCTGGATTCTGAATACGAAAAGTACAGTCTTCTCGCAATTGGCCTGGAATCTGGTTTTACTTCGAAAACTACATTTCATAACGCTTTCAAAAAAGCAACCGGAATGACGCCAAATACCTATCGGAATACCCATAAATAA
- a CDS encoding NADP-dependent oxidoreductase — MKAFIINKYSKNGALQLADVPVPELKDNDVLVDVYAAGVNLLDSKIKAGEFKLILPYKLPLILGHDVAGIITKVGKNVKNFKVGDEVYSRPSDHRIGTFAETIAINEKDVAHKPKNLTMEEAASIPLVALTAWQVLVEIAKVKQGKKVFIQAGSGGVGTIAIQLAKHLGAEVATTASAKSFDFLEKLGADVIIDYKNSDFESRLSNYDVVLNSQDQKTLEKSLRILRSGGKLISISGPPTPDFAKEIKAPWFVKIILSLISSGIRKKASAKNVAYSFLFMKADGEQLSKITTLIEAGIIKPVLDKVFSFEATNEALSYVESGRAKGKVVIKLK, encoded by the coding sequence ATGAAAGCATTTATAATTAATAAATACAGCAAAAACGGAGCGTTGCAACTTGCAGATGTGCCTGTTCCTGAATTAAAAGACAACGATGTTTTAGTAGATGTTTATGCAGCAGGAGTAAACCTTTTGGATTCTAAAATAAAGGCAGGAGAATTCAAACTTATTTTACCTTATAAACTTCCTTTAATTTTAGGACATGATGTAGCCGGAATTATTACAAAGGTTGGAAAAAACGTTAAGAATTTTAAAGTTGGTGATGAAGTTTATTCCCGTCCGTCAGATCATCGCATTGGTACATTTGCCGAAACGATTGCCATAAATGAAAAAGATGTTGCCCACAAACCAAAGAATCTTACTATGGAAGAAGCAGCTTCAATTCCGTTAGTGGCTTTGACCGCATGGCAGGTTTTGGTTGAAATAGCAAAAGTTAAACAAGGAAAAAAAGTATTTATTCAGGCAGGTTCCGGAGGAGTTGGAACAATTGCAATTCAACTTGCAAAACATTTAGGAGCTGAGGTTGCTACAACCGCAAGTGCCAAAAGTTTTGATTTCCTTGAAAAACTCGGAGCCGATGTTATTATTGATTATAAAAATAGTGATTTCGAAAGCCGATTAAGTAATTATGATGTTGTATTGAACAGTCAGGATCAAAAAACACTTGAAAAATCGTTGCGAATATTAAGATCAGGCGGAAAACTAATTTCGATTTCGGGACCGCCAACGCCAGATTTTGCTAAAGAAATTAAAGCGCCGTGGTTTGTAAAAATCATCCTTTCGCTGATAAGTTCAGGTATTCGTAAAAAAGCCTCTGCTAAAAATGTAGCTTATTCTTTTTTATTCATGAAAGCCGATGGCGAGCAATTAAGCAAAATCACGACGCTTATAGAAGCAGGAATAATTAAACCGGTTTTAGATAAAGTTTTCTCTTTCGAAGCAACAAATGAAGCTTTATCTTATGTTGAAAGTGGTCGCGCCAAAGGTAAAGTTGTTATTAAATTAAAATAA
- a CDS encoding YceI family protein — MKKSFLNLFAFLLIIAVNTDGFAQKLITKTGSIKFQASTPNNEEVAAENKSVSAVLDQSTGDFAALVLIKGFRFKVALMEEHFNENYMDSEKFSKATLKGKIDDFDISKISNTAKNFTLKGDLTIHGKTKPVNVIVKISKGANGVIAVGSFEVKPEDYDIEIPNLVRKKIADKIKISYNFLLTN; from the coding sequence ATGAAAAAATCGTTTCTTAATTTATTTGCATTCCTGCTAATTATTGCTGTGAATACAGATGGATTTGCACAAAAACTGATCACAAAAACAGGAAGTATAAAATTTCAGGCTTCAACGCCAAATAATGAAGAAGTTGCTGCCGAAAACAAAAGTGTATCTGCAGTTTTAGACCAATCGACAGGAGATTTTGCGGCATTGGTTCTTATAAAAGGTTTTCGTTTTAAGGTTGCTTTAATGGAAGAACATTTCAATGAAAATTATATGGATTCTGAAAAGTTCTCAAAAGCAACTTTGAAAGGTAAAATAGACGATTTTGATATTTCTAAAATTTCAAACACGGCTAAAAATTTTACTTTAAAAGGAGATCTTACGATTCACGGAAAAACAAAACCTGTTAACGTAATCGTAAAAATTTCAAAAGGTGCCAACGGAGTAATTGCCGTAGGTTCATTTGAAGTAAAACCGGAAGATTATGACATCGAAATACCAAATCTTGTCAGAAAAAAAATTGCTGATAAGATAAAAATCAGTTACAACTTTCTACTAACCAATTGA